From the Vibrio alginolyticus NBRC 15630 = ATCC 17749 genome, one window contains:
- the folK gene encoding 2-amino-4-hydroxy-6-hydroxymethyldihydropteridine diphosphokinase, translating to MITAYIAVGSNLADPVSQAKQAIEALKTLPKSEFVQASSLYSSTPMGPQNQPDYINAVVSINTSLTPIELLNCTQAIEQEQGRVRKDERWGPRTLDLDIVLYGNEVINSERLIVPHYGMKEREFVLYPLAEIAPSLQLPDGTEVSKLLEQVDRNGLSIWQS from the coding sequence ATGATTACAGCGTACATTGCGGTAGGCAGTAACTTGGCTGATCCTGTAAGCCAAGCGAAGCAAGCGATTGAAGCATTAAAAACGCTGCCTAAATCAGAGTTTGTTCAAGCTTCTTCGCTATACAGCAGCACGCCAATGGGGCCACAAAACCAACCGGATTACATCAATGCGGTTGTGTCTATTAACACCAGTTTGACGCCTATTGAATTGCTCAATTGCACACAAGCTATAGAGCAAGAACAAGGGCGTGTCCGTAAAGACGAACGCTGGGGACCAAGAACCTTGGACCTCGACATTGTGCTTTATGGCAATGAGGTGATTAATTCCGAGAGGCTGATCGTTCCTCATTATGGAATGAAAGAGCGTGAATTCGTACTCTACCCTCTTGCGGAAATTGCACCAAGTTTACAACTCCCTGATGGGACCGAGGTCTCTAAACTACTGGAACAAGTAGATAGAAACGGCCTCAGTATCTGGCAGTCATAG
- the panB gene encoding 3-methyl-2-oxobutanoate hydroxymethyltransferase — protein MKKMTINDLIKWKQEGRKFATSTAYDASFAQLFESQEMPVLLVGDSLGMVLQGHNDTLPVTVDDIAYHTRCVRAGSPNCLLMADMPFMSYTTPEQACENAAKLMRAGANMVKIEGGDWLVDTVKMLTERSVPVCAHLGLTPQAVNIFGGYKIQGRDQEKADRMVKDALALQEAGAQIVLLECVPAELAERITQVLDVPVIGIGAGNVTDGQILVMHDMFGISANYMPKFSKNFLAETGDMRKAVTKYIEDVANGVFPDDAHTIA, from the coding sequence ATGAAAAAAATGACCATCAACGACCTAATCAAGTGGAAGCAAGAAGGTCGTAAATTTGCTACTTCAACCGCTTATGATGCGAGCTTTGCCCAACTGTTTGAAAGCCAAGAAATGCCAGTACTTCTTGTCGGTGATTCTCTAGGTATGGTTTTGCAAGGTCACAACGATACTCTACCAGTAACGGTCGATGATATCGCTTACCATACTCGTTGCGTACGCGCTGGTAGCCCAAATTGTTTGTTGATGGCAGACATGCCATTCATGAGCTACACCACGCCAGAGCAAGCTTGCGAAAATGCGGCTAAACTGATGCGTGCTGGTGCCAATATGGTAAAAATTGAAGGTGGTGACTGGCTTGTCGACACGGTGAAAATGCTCACTGAACGATCAGTTCCAGTTTGTGCTCATCTTGGTTTAACTCCTCAAGCTGTTAATATTTTTGGTGGTTACAAAATCCAAGGTCGCGATCAAGAAAAAGCAGACCGCATGGTAAAAGACGCATTAGCGCTGCAAGAAGCAGGCGCTCAAATCGTCTTACTAGAATGCGTACCAGCTGAGCTTGCTGAACGTATTACGCAAGTGCTTGACGTTCCTGTTATCGGTATTGGTGCAGGTAACGTAACAGATGGTCAGATTCTCGTAATGCATGATATGTTTGGTATTTCTGCCAACTACATGCCGAAATTCTCCAAAAACTTTCTTGCTGAAACAGGTGATATGCGCAAAGCCGTTACTAAATACATTGAAGATGTAGCCAACGGTGTATTCCCAGACGACGCTCATACCATTGCCTAG
- the panC gene encoding pantoate--beta-alanine ligase: protein MQTFAEISAVREHLKTFKREGRKVAFVPTMGNLHEGHLTLVRKAREYADIVVVSIFVNPMQFDRADDLNNYPRTLEEDLSKLTSEGVDVVFTPTPEVIYPEGLDKQTFVDVPGLSTILEGASRPGHFRGVTTIVNKLFNIVQPDVACFGEKDFQQLAVIRKMVDDLAMDIEIIGVPTVREMDGLAMSSRNGLLTLDERQRAPVLARTMRWISSAIRGGRDDYASIIEDASDQLRAAGLHPDEIFIRDARTLQVITPETTQAVILMSAFLGKARLIDNQTVDMVVEAKEEAESNNTNSESAE, encoded by the coding sequence ATGCAAACTTTTGCGGAAATCTCAGCAGTTCGTGAACACCTTAAAACCTTTAAACGTGAAGGTCGTAAAGTGGCGTTTGTCCCTACCATGGGCAACCTTCACGAAGGCCACTTAACTTTAGTGCGTAAAGCACGCGAATACGCTGATATCGTTGTCGTAAGCATCTTTGTTAATCCGATGCAGTTTGATCGTGCAGACGATTTAAATAATTACCCACGCACGCTAGAGGAAGACTTAAGCAAGTTAACCTCTGAAGGGGTCGATGTGGTATTTACGCCAACACCAGAAGTTATCTACCCAGAAGGTCTGGATAAGCAAACCTTCGTCGATGTCCCTGGCCTATCAACAATTCTCGAAGGCGCGTCTCGACCAGGTCATTTCCGTGGCGTAACGACGATTGTGAATAAGCTGTTTAACATCGTACAACCGGATGTCGCGTGCTTCGGCGAGAAGGACTTCCAACAACTTGCGGTTATCCGCAAGATGGTTGATGACCTAGCAATGGACATTGAAATCATCGGTGTACCAACCGTACGTGAAATGGACGGTTTAGCAATGAGTTCACGCAATGGCTTGCTTACGCTGGACGAGCGTCAACGTGCGCCTGTACTTGCTCGTACAATGCGTTGGATCAGTAGTGCCATTCGCGGTGGCCGCGATGACTACGCATCGATCATCGAAGATGCAAGCGACCAACTTCGAGCTGCAGGTCTGCACCCTGATGAGATCTTCATTCGTGATGCTCGTACATTACAAGTGATCACACCAGAAACGACACAAGCTGTCATTCTGATGTCTGCGTTCCTAGGCAAAGCTCGTCTTATCGATAACCAAACGGTAGATATGGTTGTCGAAGCGAAGGAAGAAGCTGAATCTAACAATACAAACTCAGAGAGCGCAGAGTAA
- a CDS encoding Kdo(2)-lipid IV(A) acyltransferase, with protein MNIVPPPPFSYQLFKPKYWSVWLAFGSLAILVNVLPYVVLRILGRSIGCIAMHVMKRRHKIALRNLQLCFPDFTDWQCKDVVRKNFQYTGMAIIETGIAWFWPDWRIRRITSIVGKDRLLAEEKNGRGVLVVCSHHLNLEITARIFSRFAQGYGVYRPNSNPAYEFIQHRGRTRFGHQMIDRKDVKSMLKVLKSGHRLWYLPDHDYGVSHSVFAPFFAVEQAASTVGSSVLIDATKCAVISGVTVSKNHHYTLYIGKDISERFERRNAVKAASILNQELEKMIKRDIPAWMWLHKRFKTRPEGLDCVYT; from the coding sequence ATGAATATTGTCCCGCCGCCGCCTTTCTCCTATCAATTATTTAAGCCCAAATATTGGTCTGTATGGCTGGCATTTGGATCTTTAGCGATTCTTGTTAATGTACTGCCATACGTAGTATTACGAATCTTAGGTAGAAGCATCGGCTGTATTGCGATGCATGTAATGAAGCGCCGACACAAGATCGCTCTGCGTAATCTCCAGCTGTGTTTCCCTGATTTTACGGATTGGCAATGTAAGGACGTAGTACGAAAAAACTTTCAATATACTGGAATGGCGATCATCGAAACCGGTATCGCCTGGTTTTGGCCAGATTGGCGGATACGTCGGATAACCTCTATTGTTGGAAAAGATCGTTTACTCGCTGAGGAAAAGAATGGACGTGGTGTGTTGGTGGTGTGCAGTCACCATTTAAACTTGGAGATAACCGCTCGTATTTTTAGCCGGTTTGCCCAAGGTTATGGCGTTTATCGCCCAAATTCGAATCCTGCTTATGAGTTTATTCAACATCGAGGTCGAACTCGTTTTGGACATCAAATGATTGATCGAAAAGACGTGAAATCAATGCTCAAAGTTCTGAAGAGTGGTCATCGACTTTGGTATTTGCCCGACCATGATTATGGCGTTAGCCATTCTGTTTTTGCGCCGTTTTTTGCTGTTGAACAAGCGGCGAGTACCGTCGGGTCTAGTGTTCTCATTGATGCAACAAAGTGCGCGGTTATATCTGGCGTTACAGTGAGTAAAAATCACCATTACACGCTGTACATTGGAAAAGACATTAGCGAGCGTTTCGAGAGACGTAATGCGGTTAAAGCGGCAAGCATCTTGAACCAAGAGCTTGAGAAAATGATAAAACGTGATATTCCAGCGTGGATGTGGCTGCACAAGCGGTTTAAAACTCGCCCTGAAGGGTTAGATTGCGTCTATACGTAG
- a CDS encoding ABC transporter permease: MYGLYWTAFRSLLSKEVTRFTRIWVQTLVPPAITMTLYFIIFGNLIGSRIGEMSGFSYMEYIVPGLIMMSVITNSYSNVASSFFSAKLQKNIEELLVAPVPNYVIIAGYVMGGVTRGLLVGAIVTCVSLLFVDLQVKHWGIIVATVFMTSVVFALGGLINAVYAKTFDDISIIPTFVLTPLTYLGGVFYSISLLPEFWQGVSKINPIVYMVNAFRYGFLGVSDVGIVTSFSVLAVFVVALYAIAHYLVTKGIGLRS; the protein is encoded by the coding sequence ATGTACGGTTTATATTGGACGGCATTTCGCAGCTTGCTGAGCAAAGAAGTCACTCGTTTTACACGTATTTGGGTGCAAACCTTAGTGCCGCCAGCCATTACGATGACGTTGTACTTCATCATTTTCGGCAATCTTATTGGCTCTCGAATTGGTGAGATGAGCGGCTTTAGTTACATGGAGTACATTGTTCCAGGTTTGATCATGATGTCGGTGATCACCAACTCATACTCGAACGTGGCGTCGTCATTCTTTAGTGCAAAGCTACAGAAGAACATTGAAGAACTGCTGGTGGCACCGGTACCAAACTATGTGATTATTGCTGGCTACGTGATGGGCGGCGTGACTCGAGGTTTGTTGGTCGGTGCAATTGTTACTTGTGTGTCACTTTTGTTCGTTGATTTGCAAGTGAAGCACTGGGGCATTATTGTCGCGACTGTCTTCATGACGTCGGTTGTATTTGCTCTCGGTGGCTTGATCAATGCGGTTTACGCAAAAACGTTTGACGATATTTCGATCATCCCTACGTTTGTATTGACTCCTTTAACTTACTTGGGAGGAGTCTTTTATTCGATCAGTCTGCTGCCTGAATTTTGGCAAGGCGTTTCTAAGATCAACCCAATCGTCTACATGGTGAATGCGTTTCGCTACGGCTTTTTAGGTGTCTCGGATGTGGGCATTGTCACTTCATTTAGTGTACTTGCAGTGTTTGTTGTTGCACTGTATGCCATTGCGCATTACCTAGTAACCAAAGGGATTGGCCTAAGAAGCTAA
- a CDS encoding ABC transporter ATP-binding protein — MYALEIEQLRKTYAGGFEALKGISLQVKKGDFYALLGPNGAGKSTTIGIISSLVNKTSGTTKVFGYDIDTDLELAKQNLGLVPQEFNFNQFETVEQIVMQQAGYYGVSKVLAKERAEKYLKKLDLWEKRQERARNLSGGMKRRLMIARALMHEPQLLILDEPTAGVDIELRRSMWGFLKEINQEQGITIILTTHYLEEAEMLCRNIGIINRGELIENTTMKALLGKLSVETFILDIESEVEVPELEGVNRQSIVDGSLEIELDKSQGLNSVFSQLTEHGIKVLSMRNKANRLEELFVSIVREGSN, encoded by the coding sequence ATGTACGCATTAGAAATTGAACAACTGCGCAAGACGTATGCAGGTGGCTTTGAGGCGTTAAAAGGTATAAGTCTCCAAGTGAAAAAGGGTGACTTCTACGCGCTTCTGGGTCCCAATGGTGCAGGAAAATCGACCACGATTGGCATCATTTCCTCCTTAGTGAATAAAACCTCCGGAACGACGAAAGTTTTCGGTTATGACATTGATACCGACCTCGAATTGGCCAAGCAGAATTTAGGCTTGGTGCCACAAGAGTTCAACTTCAACCAGTTTGAAACCGTTGAGCAAATTGTGATGCAGCAAGCTGGCTATTACGGTGTGTCTAAAGTGTTAGCCAAAGAAAGAGCAGAAAAATACCTGAAAAAATTGGATTTATGGGAAAAACGCCAAGAGCGTGCTCGTAACCTATCCGGTGGGATGAAGCGTCGTTTAATGATCGCAAGAGCTTTGATGCACGAGCCGCAATTACTCATTTTAGATGAACCAACGGCTGGAGTGGATATTGAACTACGCCGCTCAATGTGGGGGTTTCTGAAAGAGATCAACCAAGAGCAAGGAATTACGATTATTTTAACGACACACTACCTAGAAGAAGCGGAGATGCTGTGTCGAAATATCGGCATTATTAATCGTGGTGAGCTGATTGAAAATACCACCATGAAGGCGTTACTAGGTAAGCTAAGCGTCGAGACATTTATCTTGGATATTGAGTCAGAAGTCGAGGTGCCTGAGCTTGAAGGTGTTAATCGACAAAGTATTGTTGATGGCTCTTTAGAGATAGAACTAGATAAGAGCCAAGGATTGAATTCGGTATTCAGTCAGTTAACAGAGCATGGCATTAAAGTTCTCTCAATGCGTAACAAAGCCAACCGACTTGAAGAGTTGTTTGTCAGCATTGTAAGAGAGGGGAGTAATTAA
- a CDS encoding SulP family inorganic anion transporter — MFGSRFEDINFKGDVFGGVTTAIISLPLALAFGVASGAGAEAGLWGAIMVGLFASLFGGSNTLISEPTGPMTVIMTAVLTSMMAKYPETGMAMTFTVVMMAGAFQILLGTLKLGKYVTLMPYSVISGFMSGIGVILIILQLSPLMGHAAPSGGVLGTLSALPETISNLKFSELFLGLLTLGILFFFPKQYRKYVPAQLVALVAVTLLSVILFDTEDIRRIGEIPAGLPSLVAPYIDTDMFVEMVIDALVLGTLGCIDTLLTAVIGDSLTRKEHDSDKELRGQGLANMISGLFGALPGAGATMGTVTNIQVGARSPLSGVIRALMLALVVLVAGGLTEPIPMAVLAGIAVYVGFNILDWSFIQRAHKVSFSGMAVMYGVMLLTVFVDLIVAVGLGVFISNIIIIERLSREQARQVKAISDADEDDVPLTDSERGLLDRANGKVLFFYLSGPMIFSVSKAISRQHSSISDYDVMILDLTDVPMIDVTVGLALENAIKDALDANCAVYLLCPNERTREQLEKFHVIDLVPDENMYQFRYEALNAAVAHVEADQYQRITA; from the coding sequence GTGTTCGGTAGTCGTTTTGAAGATATCAATTTCAAAGGGGATGTATTTGGCGGGGTAACCACGGCGATTATCTCTCTCCCTCTGGCGTTAGCGTTTGGTGTTGCATCCGGAGCCGGTGCTGAGGCCGGCCTTTGGGGAGCAATAATGGTCGGTTTGTTTGCCTCGTTATTTGGTGGTTCTAATACGTTAATATCAGAACCGACAGGGCCAATGACGGTAATCATGACCGCAGTATTAACCAGTATGATGGCGAAATACCCAGAAACGGGCATGGCTATGACTTTCACGGTTGTCATGATGGCTGGCGCGTTCCAAATCCTATTGGGGACGTTAAAACTGGGTAAATACGTTACCTTAATGCCTTATAGCGTTATTTCCGGGTTTATGTCTGGCATTGGTGTGATTCTTATCATTCTGCAGTTATCGCCTTTGATGGGGCATGCTGCGCCTTCAGGGGGAGTACTCGGAACGTTATCTGCTTTGCCGGAGACCATTTCTAACCTTAAGTTCAGTGAGTTGTTTTTGGGACTACTGACTTTGGGGATTCTTTTTTTCTTCCCTAAGCAATATCGTAAATACGTTCCTGCACAGCTCGTGGCATTGGTCGCGGTGACTTTATTGTCTGTGATTCTCTTTGATACAGAAGATATTCGTCGTATCGGTGAAATTCCTGCTGGGTTACCTTCTCTCGTCGCCCCTTATATTGACACAGATATGTTTGTCGAGATGGTCATTGATGCATTAGTGCTCGGCACATTAGGTTGTATTGATACTTTGTTAACGGCGGTTATCGGTGACTCATTAACTCGTAAAGAACACGACTCAGATAAAGAGCTGCGAGGTCAAGGGTTAGCTAACATGATCTCAGGCTTGTTTGGTGCGCTGCCGGGGGCGGGGGCTACCATGGGGACGGTAACGAATATCCAAGTTGGGGCTCGTTCGCCATTATCTGGTGTGATTCGTGCACTAATGTTGGCGTTGGTTGTACTGGTTGCTGGCGGGTTAACAGAGCCAATCCCGATGGCTGTGTTAGCAGGCATTGCGGTGTATGTTGGCTTTAACATCCTAGACTGGAGCTTTATTCAGAGGGCACATAAGGTAAGCTTTTCCGGAATGGCGGTGATGTATGGCGTTATGTTGCTTACAGTATTCGTTGATCTTATCGTTGCGGTGGGTTTAGGCGTCTTTATCTCGAACATTATCATCATCGAGCGTTTGAGCCGAGAGCAGGCGCGACAAGTAAAAGCGATCAGCGACGCGGATGAAGATGATGTGCCGCTGACTGACAGCGAGCGTGGCTTGTTGGATCGTGCGAATGGTAAAGTGCTGTTCTTTTATCTTTCCGGTCCGATGATCTTTAGTGTTTCTAAAGCCATTTCACGTCAGCACTCTAGTATTTCGGACTATGACGTGATGATTCTCGATCTTACGGATGTACCAATGATTGATGTGACCGTCGGTTTGGCGTTAGAGAATGCGATTAAGGATGCTCTCGATGCCAATTGTGCCGTGTATTTATTATGCCCGAATGAGCGAACACGAGAACAGCTAGAGAAATTCCATGTGATTGACCTTGTGCCTGATGAAAATATGTACCAATTCCGTTACGAAGCATTGAATGCGGCGGTGGCACATGTTGAGGCAGACCAGTATCAGCGCATAACGGCGTAA
- the can gene encoding carbonate dehydratase produces the protein MPEIKQLFENNSKWSQEIKSDRPEYFAKLAEGQKPDFLWIGCSDSRVPAERLTGLYSGELFVHRNVANQVIHTDLNCLSVVQYAVDVLKVKHIIVCGHYGCGGVNAAIDNPKLGLINNWLLHIRDIYFKHRTYLDQMPQQDRADKLGELNVAEQVYNLGNSTILQNAWERGQDVEIHGVVYGIEDGRLEYLGIRSNSKETVEASYQKALSTILNTDNKLLCR, from the coding sequence ATGCCGGAAATAAAACAGTTATTTGAAAACAATTCGAAATGGTCTCAAGAGATCAAATCTGATCGACCTGAATACTTCGCAAAACTCGCTGAGGGGCAAAAGCCTGATTTTCTTTGGATTGGCTGCTCTGATAGCCGCGTCCCTGCCGAGCGACTAACCGGACTATACTCAGGTGAACTCTTTGTTCATCGGAATGTTGCAAACCAAGTTATCCATACTGATCTCAACTGTCTATCCGTCGTCCAGTACGCCGTAGACGTTCTTAAGGTTAAACACATCATTGTCTGTGGACACTATGGATGTGGTGGCGTAAATGCAGCCATTGATAACCCTAAGCTAGGTCTTATTAATAATTGGCTGTTACATATCAGAGATATCTATTTCAAACACCGCACTTACCTAGATCAAATGCCGCAACAAGATCGAGCGGATAAACTAGGCGAGCTTAATGTTGCAGAGCAAGTGTACAACTTGGGTAACTCAACCATCCTGCAAAACGCTTGGGAGCGTGGACAAGATGTTGAAATTCATGGTGTGGTATACGGAATTGAAGATGGTCGCTTAGAGTACTTAGGCATTCGTTCTAACTCTAAGGAAACCGTAGAAGCGTCTTACCAGAAAGCTCTTTCGACGATTCTAAATACAGATAACAAGCTGCTTTGTCGCTAA
- the hpt gene encoding hypoxanthine phosphoribosyltransferase, with translation MKHTIEVMISEQEVQERVRELGKQITERYQGSEDLVLVGLLRGSFVFMADLARAIELTHQVDFMTASSYGNTMESSRDVRILKDLDDDIKGKDILLVEDIIDTGNTLNKIREILSLREPKSIAICTLLDKPSRREVNVPVDWIGFEIPDEFVVGVGIDYAQKYRHLPYIGKVVPQE, from the coding sequence ATGAAACATACAATAGAAGTCATGATTTCTGAGCAAGAAGTTCAGGAGCGAGTTCGTGAATTAGGCAAACAAATTACAGAGCGTTATCAAGGTAGTGAAGATCTTGTGTTGGTAGGCTTATTGCGTGGCTCATTTGTATTTATGGCAGACTTGGCACGTGCTATCGAACTGACTCACCAAGTTGATTTTATGACAGCGTCAAGCTACGGCAACACGATGGAAAGCTCACGTGACGTTCGTATCTTGAAAGATTTGGATGATGACATCAAAGGTAAAGACATTCTGCTTGTTGAAGACATCATTGACACTGGTAACACACTAAATAAAATCCGTGAGATTCTTTCGCTACGTGAGCCGAAGTCTATCGCGATTTGTACGCTCCTAGATAAGCCATCTCGTCGTGAAGTGAATGTTCCTGTGGATTGGATTGGTTTCGAAATTCCAGATGAATTTGTCGTTGGGGTGGGTATTGATTACGCGCAGAAATACCGCCACTTACCATACATCGGTAAAGTTGTACCTCAAGAATAA
- the opaR gene encoding transcriptional regulator OpaR — protein MDSIAKRPRTRLSPIKRKQQLMEIALEVFARRGIGRGGHADIAEIAQVSVATVFNYFPTREDLVDEVLNHVVRQFSNFLSDNIDLDLHARENIANITNAMIELVSQDCHWLKVWFEWSASTRDEVWPLFVSTNRTNQLLVQNMFIKAIERGEVCDQHDSEHLANLFHGICYSLFVQANRAKGEAELKHLVNSYLDMLCIYNREH, from the coding sequence ATGGACTCAATTGCAAAGAGACCTAGAACTAGGCTTTCTCCAATTAAGCGTAAGCAACAGTTAATGGAAATCGCATTGGAAGTATTTGCGCGCCGCGGCATCGGTCGTGGTGGTCACGCAGATATCGCAGAAATTGCTCAAGTTTCTGTGGCGACTGTTTTTAACTACTTCCCTACACGCGAAGACTTGGTGGATGAAGTTCTCAATCACGTCGTACGTCAGTTCTCAAACTTCCTATCGGATAACATAGACCTAGACTTACATGCACGTGAAAACATCGCCAATATTACTAATGCGATGATCGAGCTTGTCAGCCAAGACTGTCACTGGCTAAAGGTATGGTTCGAGTGGAGTGCTTCAACACGTGATGAAGTATGGCCATTGTTTGTTTCAACTAACCGTACTAACCAGTTGCTGGTACAAAACATGTTCATTAAAGCAATTGAACGCGGTGAGGTGTGTGACCAGCACGATTCAGAACACTTGGCAAACCTGTTCCACGGTATTTGTTACTCACTGTTTGTCCAAGCGAACCGCGCTAAAGGTGAAGCGGAACTGAAACATCTAGTGAATTCATACTTAGATATGCTTTGCATTTACAACCGTGAACACTAA
- the lpdA gene encoding dihydrolipoyl dehydrogenase translates to MSKEIKAQVVVLGSGPAGYSAAFRCADLGLETVLVERYSTLGGVCLNVGCIPSKALLHVSKVIEEAKAMADHGVVFGEPQTDISKIRIWKEKVVNQLTGGLSGMAKMRNVTVVNGYGKFTGPNSILVEGEGEPTVVNFDNAIVAAGSRPIKLPFIPHEDPRIWDSTDALELKEVPEKLLIMGGGIIGLEMGTVYHSLGSKVEVVEMFDQVIPAADKDIVKVFTKRIKDKFKLMLETKVTAVEAKEDGIYVSMEGKKAPAEAERYDAVLVAIGRVPNGKLIDGEKAGLEIDERGFINVDKQMRTNVPHIFAIGDIVGQPMLAHKGVHEGHVAAEVISGKKHYFDPKVIPSIAYTEPEVAWVGKTEKEAKEEGIKYEVATFPWAASGRAIASDCADGMTKLIFDKETHRVIGGAIVGTNGGELLGEIGLAIEMGCDAEDIALTIHAHPTLHESVGLAAEVFEGSITDLPNKKAVKKK, encoded by the coding sequence ATGAGCAAAGAAATTAAAGCCCAAGTTGTTGTACTTGGTTCTGGTCCTGCTGGTTACTCCGCTGCATTCCGTTGTGCGGACTTAGGTCTTGAAACTGTACTAGTTGAACGTTACAGCACGCTTGGCGGTGTATGTCTGAACGTGGGTTGTATCCCATCTAAAGCACTGCTTCACGTTTCTAAAGTAATTGAAGAAGCGAAAGCGATGGCTGACCACGGCGTTGTGTTCGGTGAGCCTCAAACAGACATCAGCAAAATCCGCATCTGGAAAGAAAAAGTTGTTAACCAACTAACTGGCGGCCTAAGCGGTATGGCTAAGATGCGTAACGTAACAGTAGTTAACGGTTACGGTAAGTTCACTGGCCCTAACTCTATCCTTGTAGAAGGCGAAGGTGAGCCAACAGTTGTTAACTTTGACAACGCAATCGTTGCGGCTGGTTCTCGTCCAATCAAACTGCCATTTATCCCGCATGAAGACCCACGTATTTGGGACTCTACTGACGCTCTTGAGCTAAAAGAAGTGCCAGAAAAACTGCTTATCATGGGCGGTGGTATCATCGGTCTAGAAATGGGTACGGTTTACCACTCTCTAGGTTCTAAAGTTGAAGTTGTTGAAATGTTTGACCAGGTAATTCCTGCAGCAGACAAAGATATCGTGAAAGTATTTACTAAGCGTATTAAAGACAAGTTCAAGCTAATGCTAGAAACGAAAGTAACAGCAGTTGAAGCAAAAGAAGACGGTATCTACGTTTCAATGGAAGGCAAGAAAGCGCCAGCTGAAGCTGAGCGTTACGATGCGGTTCTAGTTGCTATCGGTCGTGTACCAAATGGTAAGCTAATCGACGGTGAAAAAGCGGGTCTAGAAATTGACGAGCGCGGCTTCATCAACGTTGATAAGCAAATGCGTACTAACGTTCCTCACATCTTCGCGATCGGTGATATCGTTGGTCAACCAATGCTTGCTCACAAAGGTGTGCATGAAGGTCACGTAGCTGCTGAAGTTATCTCTGGTAAGAAGCACTACTTCGACCCTAAAGTTATCCCTTCAATTGCGTACACTGAGCCAGAAGTGGCTTGGGTTGGTAAGACTGAAAAAGAAGCGAAAGAAGAAGGCATCAAGTACGAAGTAGCAACATTCCCGTGGGCAGCATCAGGTCGTGCAATCGCATCTGACTGTGCAGACGGTATGACTAAGCTAATCTTCGACAAAGAAACTCACCGCGTAATCGGTGGTGCTATCGTTGGTACTAACGGTGGTGAACTACTTGGTGAAATCGGCCTTGCAATTGAGATGGGCTGTGATGCAGAAGATATCGCTCTGACTATCCACGCTCACCCAACTCTACACGAGTCTGTAGGTCTAGCTGCTGAAGTATTTGAAGGTTCAATCACTGACCTGCCAAACAAAAAAGCAGTTAAGAAGAAGTAA